ACTGCCGCAGCACCAGGTTGACCCCCATGGCACCCAACCCGCCGAGTGTCCCGGCAAACCCGATCAACGCTCCCGACATGACCCGCTCCCAGTCGCGGCGTTCGGCGGCGGTGGCGTTCAGCGCGCGACTGCGATTCTGAAAAATCGACGGGATCAGCTTGAACACCGACCCCTTGCCGATGCCGCAACAGATGAACAGCATGATGAAGCCGAAGATGTAGCCGATCATCGTATGGACTGTCGGCCCCCCGCGAGTCCCCTGAGTGAGGTCGTCGTGGGTGCTGACCGCGACCAGGAACCCACCGGCTCCCGCCATGGCGGCCAATGCACTGAGGGTCACGTAACCACCACCAAAGCGGTCGCCCAACCTGCCGCCGATTATCCGCGCCACCGATCCCAGCAGCGGGCCGATGAAGGCGATCTCCGCCGCGTGCAGCGATGCCTGTGCGTGGGTTTGCCCCGCGGCCACGAAATTGTGCACCAGCACCTGGCCGAAAGCGAACGCGAAACCGAGAAACGAGCCGGAGCAGCACAGATAGAGAAATGAGATGGCCCACGAGTCGGGAACCCGCAGAACCGATCGCACATGGCCCACGTCGATGACGTGGCTAAGGTTGTCCAGGAACAGTGCCGCGCCGACAGCCGCTACGGCCAGCAGGACCAGGTAAACCGCGCACACCACGTAGGGCGCCTGGTGGCCGGCGGTCGCCAGCACTACGAGCCCGACTGCCTGAATGGCCGCCGACCCCAGGTTGGTGAAACCCCCGGTGAAGCCCAGCGCAAAGCCCTTCAGCCGCTGCGGGTAGAAGGCTTCGATGTGCGCCAGCGAAGCGGCGTAGTTGCCGCCGCCCAATCCGGTCAGCGCGGCGCAGGCCAGATATGGCCACAACGGCAGGCCGGGGTTGGCCAGCAACACCATCGCGCCGACGGTGGGGATCAGCAACACCAGTGACGACGAAACGGCCCAATTGCGTCCGCCGAACCTCGTGGTAGCCATCGCATAGGGGATGCGCACGATCGCCCCGACGAACGTCGCGGTGGCCGCCAGCAGCAGCTTGTCGCCGGTCGAAAAACCGTAGACGCTCTGCGGCATGAACAGCACCATTACCGACCAGAGGTACCAGATGGAGAAGGCGATGTGCCCGGTCACGTTCGACCAAATCAGATTGCGACGGGCGATCACGTTGTTGCCGTCGCGCCAGGCGGCAGCGTCTTCCGCATCCCAATCCGCGATGCGATGCGGTCGCGCCATACGGTACTTACCTTTCACAGACGATGTCGGCGTACCACCGAGCGGCAATACATGGTGGCTTAGTGTGCATTCACTCGGGAAGATCAGGCAACAGTGGGTCGGTGCGTTTTGTTGCCCACCGAAACCGTCGGACGTTGCTCGGCCGATCGGTTCGGACGTCCGGCATACGGATTATCAGTATGACGACGCGCCGCCGGCTGGCCGCGGGTTGCCACACTTCTCCACCGATGGCTCTGACGAAAAGTGCACGGACACTGCTCTTCCTCCGCGTCACGAATGACTACCCGATCGGACAGCAACGCAACGCGGTTCTAAGGGGCTCTTGACGACGACCGGTGACACCTGGGCAATGACGAACACGGGCACCGCTGCACGCCGTCACACCGACCACCCGATAGTGAAGCCCAATCGCGGTCACCCGACAACCAGACATCGCTTACGCACAGGAGATTTTCAGCTCACTTGGCCAGTACTGCCAGCCGAGCGGAGACTTCACCTCACCCGGGACCTCACCCGGAACCGGCTCGGCTTCGGGCCACGGCCGACGCTCGAGCAGCGGCGATGATGCAGAGCCGCAGCGCTTTCCGCGGATGTACCCCTCCCCCGGATTGCGGCGCTCTCCTGGTTCGTCGAAATAGCTTGCCGCGTAACCATATCCGGACTCGCGTAATGCCTGAAACCCAGTCCAACAGCCAGTCCAACAGCCAGTCCAACAGCCAGTCCAACAGCCAGTCCAACAGCCAATAAGGTACTGCCGTGGCAGAGTCGCCGGGGACATGTCCCGCTGCCAGAAATCCACGATTCGAAATACCTCCACCCCAATGTAATTCGTGTGATGCCGGTCGGGCTTTCCGGACAGCTCCTCGACGCCGGGCCGCTTGACCACATCGTTACACCCGAAGGTTAGCTGTAAATCTCCTGTGCATCGTTGATACATTTGGTGTCCCTATGCAACAATTGCATGCGACTATTGACTGGTCAGTGAGACGTGCGCTGTCAAGGTGAGTACGCGGCGGATGGTCAACGTGCGTTGGCAGCCCTGCTCGCCCTTGACCGCGCGTGGTCGTTCACAGCCACAAATCGTTGCAACACAACAGCTGTAGGGGCGTCCGTTGTGTTTGGCAACATCCCGGTCAGCCGCCGATTGCCTGACCTAGCCACGAGTGCTCAGCGAGTTCCGCGGCTCGGCTTGTCGCGACCTGAGCGGCACTGAGGAAAACTGAGGAAGGTGAAAAACTGATACTGGACTATGGGGCCCTGGCGCCCGAGATCAACTCGGGCAGAATGTATTCGGGTCCTGGCTCGGCGTCAATGCTGACGGCCGCCGCAGCCTGGGAGACACTCGCAGCAGGCTTGGAGTCCACATCGCGCGCGTACTGCGTCGTGATCTCGCAGCTGCAAGGCGAAAGTTGGTCGGGCAGTGCGTCGGCGGCGATGGGCAGCGCCGTCGCACCATACCTGGCATGGGCGACGGCGACGGGAGCGCAGGCCGAGCAGGCTGCCAGCGGGGCTCGTGCGGCAGCGGCCGCCTACGAGGCTGCGTTCGCCGCGACGGTGCCGCCAGCCCTGGTGATCGCCAACCGTGACCAGTTGGCGACGCTGGTGGCA
The nucleotide sequence above comes from Mycobacterium pseudokansasii. Encoded proteins:
- a CDS encoding MFS transporter; protein product: MARPHRIADWDAEDAAAWRDGNNVIARRNLIWSNVTGHIAFSIWYLWSVMVLFMPQSVYGFSTGDKLLLAATATFVGAIVRIPYAMATTRFGGRNWAVSSSLVLLIPTVGAMVLLANPGLPLWPYLACAALTGLGGGNYAASLAHIEAFYPQRLKGFALGFTGGFTNLGSAAIQAVGLVVLATAGHQAPYVVCAVYLVLLAVAAVGAALFLDNLSHVIDVGHVRSVLRVPDSWAISFLYLCCSGSFLGFAFAFGQVLVHNFVAAGQTHAQASLHAAEIAFIGPLLGSVARIIGGRLGDRFGGGYVTLSALAAMAGAGGFLVAVSTHDDLTQGTRGGPTVHTMIGYIFGFIMLFICCGIGKGSVFKLIPSIFQNRSRALNATAAERRDWERVMSGALIGFAGTLGGLGAMGVNLVLRQSYVSAGTETPAFWVFLLCYIGATTLTWWRYVRPHGGSGPAPTLRQQAAGEPVGGAAA